In the genome of Hippoglossus hippoglossus isolate fHipHip1 chromosome 9, fHipHip1.pri, whole genome shotgun sequence, the window TTTAAAGTCTAGTATCATATAAATGAAATGGTTGGAATTCTATGCTTGGCTCTTTGCAGGTAGGGGGggaaacacatacacatgtaaCATCAGCAATGGCTCGGTTGTGTCCCTGCATttcatgacagtgtgacagtagccgtgtctcaattcaggggctgcgtccttcggaggctgcatctGAAGACCAACTGCATCACAGTGGCGCGACTAGACTGTACTATTTCCAAGGCTCTTCCAAACGCAGCGGACAAACGATTAACTGTTTTTCAAGGGGTTAATGGAGTCGGCAAGCAACGAGACATCCGATGCTTAAGTAGCAGGCTTCAAATCAGCcgtacacatgttaaaaaaacaaaggggcattaaaactttctcatcGTGACAAGGTGGTGACGGGAATCCcctgtagaccagaccgtcttGTCTTGGTTCGGCCTTCGTTTGCATCCTATGTGCATTATGTATCTACATGTgtaatgtgtgtatctgtatgatTTCCATGTGAGATATGAACAtgcacaacaataaaaacaaagctcCACCTGGAACAATGACGAAAATCCACAAAAATTATCATATTTACCAGTTTATAACTTGTAAACAACTACGATGAAGCATTACTCACCCTGACAGACAAACATGTGCAGCTCGTCACAGAAGCGAGCCAGCAGCTTCTCGTCTTTATCCAACATGGACTCCAAACTGGCACAGAGGCTTCTGTGATTCCTCCTGTACCAGTGTGTGTACTTCAGCTCTTCCCCGTTCACCCAGGTCCAGTTGCTGAGGCTGCTCTGACGCCGCAGACCGAGCCAGAAGCTGACGTTTCTTCCAAGAGTGGCATTGAGGACAGAAAAGTATTGCTCCTCTGTGTTTAGCACGGCCAGGTCCACATAGTACCGCTGACAAAACTCCCGCGCTTTGGACCAGGACATGGGTCTctggaacaggaagtgatgtgagGGAATCTGAGCCACCGCTACGACAAGGCACACCACTGAGTCAGGGGGAcaaaacagaaaggaagaaTGGTTGAGCTATTAACAGCTGTGTTTCTGACCTGATTCCATCACTGGGCATGGATGGATTACTGTATTTTAATACTGGAATGTTCTCCAACTAAATCcagtatttgtttaatttgagttttttctttcatacaaaatacagaaatacaaaatacagaaatacaaaacacacaacgaccctaaagaaacacaaaattacATCAAACTGATAAAAACGGCTGCTAATAACCACAAAAACATGCAGGATGACTAAAAAGATGTAATGAGATGTAAAATCATCTCAAATATAGCTGCAAAACAATACTAAGACATCAAATGTGGCAGCAAAGATTCACAAAAAGTCTTGTTTCTCTTTCAAACTCAGGGACCAGCTCATATGTTGGACAGATGGGGTCCCATCAACACGTTTGACCATAAGTGCATCTTATTCTGTCTTAGTCATACAATTATACAACAGCCAGGGTACAGGATAAAGACTCTCGTAATACTATACTGCAGGTGGTATGGTTTTTTCTTATCATATAATAAAGATCTTCAGAAAACAGCACTAGTCtgtcaggggggggggctgtgatATATCCTAATTCTaagattattaaataaaaatgagttctacccaatgaaataaaaaaaaaaaatctgacataaaTCACATCTCATGTCAGCTGCTGCGCTTGTGCATGATCTCTCTAAATCATTCCGACTTGAAATGAACTATAAGTCAAAGCATGTTTGTTTACCCAGAACAGCCAGTCGCAGCAGAATCTGCATCTCGCAGGCAAAcatcagatcttttttttccagcagtaTTTCCCAAATCTTATAATTCTGAGTATGGAGATTGTCTTTAGGCCAAATTCTCATCCTCTGTCCCCTCTCGTCTGCCTCAAACTCCTGCTGCTCTGGAAGTTTTATTAAATCAGCTCTCGACCGTGTGAGGTGATACAAGAGGTGGATCAGGTGGGCGTGGCTCACCTGCTGGCTCCCTGCATTCCAGAAAATACTCCATTTCCTGGTCATTACCTTACAATGGTTCAGctcttttgtgtttatttaaggGCCAACAAGAGCTATAAATACATCTCCAGACTTTCTGATGGTGAAACAACAGACTGTGTACTTTGGCAAAGCAAGTTCCTGAACAGGCTGAATGATGCAACTCAAACTGAACAATGGGACAAAGGCATCCAGCTTTTGTAGGAGCTGCTAAAAATAGCGTTCTGTAGCCCCTCCTTGATTCAAGTGCTATATAGCAGCCTGGATATTATTAATTCGAGCGCACTTTGTCACATATCAATCCGACAATGAGTTGCTGGAACAATCCACAGCGTGAGAAAATGCATGACATGTCCTCAAAGAAGGTACATCTGCCATCTTGAGTTTTAAAGGTGACCTTATTGCAAAGAAAACATGTAAGTGATATCCAGGGGCGCATCCTATTTCAGGAGATCTTGTTTTGCCAGTTTGTCCTTGAACTCGTGCTCAGTGTTGTGAATATATGATGATGagttactctctctctctctctctctctctctctcgaagaagaagaagaagaagaagaagaagaagaagaagaagaagaagaagaagaagaagaagaagaagatactaatttaattattttaatatatattcttGTTATCATTTTATCATATGTGTTAGCCATCATTGTTACACAAGATAGACAAAATATccataaaatataatacaaaaacCATGCAGTTAAATGACTGTATCATCAGTCTTCTGGTTTTCTACATCCTGACATGATCCCTGaggtgattatgacagatgagCGATAGCATCAGTTGCAGCCCCACAGGCGACATGTGCACATATAGGTAcgttttcagttttattcttcAAACACCCACGGGGATAGTTGGGGTCAGAAGTCCTGAGAGGCAGTGCCGTTTGCAGGAATTAACCTCGTTTCAGTTTCTAAATTCAcaattcttttttaaaaatttgatttgttttctggaAGTTTGCATTGCacagcgtctgtgtgtgtgtctgtgtgttgatgaagaGTGGTTTGGTGCCGTCTGAGAAACGGATGCCTGAGGTGACAAAGTCAAAACCTCACATGTTGCACAATGTCCTCTACTCAGTCACAAGGCATATCACTCAGGGTCTTCAAAGGAAGTCTTCACCACAACAGGCACAAAGTGTTCTCTCAATTCTGACATGACAAGTTCTAAATGAAACATCTTTCAACACGCAGACTTTTGCTTCGCTTTCATTTTATCGATGTGAAACATAAGTGTGGGAGCTTTCGCTATGTGACGGCTAAATAAGTCCTAAAAACAAATTCCCCAAAACTTGCACTCTGATTATCTGCCAGAAAAAATCAAGCAGTGCCagttcagacacagacacaatacaTTCACATAagaaaaatctttaaaacttcAACCACATTTTTATATGATTGTCTAGATGTACTTTATTTGTCTGTATAATACAATTGTGTTTTGCTACTACTTCTGTAAGGTACAATAAGTAACTTCGGCctctaggggtctctcaatcaaaacaataacgaACGAACCAAAAAGACCTTGATGTCGTGAAGCAGGAAATCTACCTgaaaatcatgttcacagatgagatcatgtgttttattcacgttacacAGCAAATggcaataaaataatcattatcCGTTACATGTAGCTATCCAAAGCAACTTCCAATTGGGCTGGGATTTGAAGCGTCAACCTTTTGGctggaggacgactgctcttcccctcagccacagccacagccactactaaagaaaaggaaaggaaggaaataaaCGCACACTTGCTAATTGGCTAGCAGTGAAATCTGTGTGGCGTTAAAACTGATGTGATGTCATTgaaaggcgaccaaaatgaatacgattgtggatttctctgggtttgaacattgttggaagcattttggataatgtaagtacacaagtcaacagaATTGTCAGATATAATACAAACTTAAACACGATGGTGTTATATGTCCTTTTATTTATATGTcctgttgttattgtttcatgCTCTCTcgacattttaaagtaaattgctacataaaaaacatccacaatgATTTGTACAAATTCACCCTGAAGGAGCCAACGTCTTATCTTAGTGTGACAACACATTTGACTTTGAAGTAAACAGGCTCTGCAATGTGGTTACTTCAGAGCAGTGGCACAGGAAATGTGCAGGCTCCAGACAGTGTTATTACCAAGAAAGTTGTGATGTTGATGATTAAATGTCCCAGACGTGGAAGCACTGGtcggctgcagcagagaaaatcTGAGTACTGTCGGGGTTTGAGGCCAAGTGCAGAACTCGACGAGAATGacctaaataaaacaataacagcaaGATTTAAGGTTAATGTTGAAATACATGGTTTCCCCCTAATGTGTCACGATTCTGTTCTGTGTTCTTGACTTTTGATTTATCTGTTTCGATTTCAATATTCTCAGAGATCTCccggagaataattcatggattctgatgaagaaatgtgatttggtgcagtgactgttgggccttggtggaggtgtgagctCTACTTCTAGTTGATCATATTTCAGGTTCTCTAACCTGTGAGCTGACAGACCGGGTTGAGGGACGCGGACCCCCAGCTCCAGCAGGTGACTTGGTGATGAGGAAGGCCGTGGCCTGTGACCAGACACTTCTTCTTTTCAGCCCATCGTAGAGAACAGATCTGCAACTGGACACATTAGGACTTGTCCATCCAACATGTACACACGGTTAAATACTTCTGTGATAATTTAAGCACCTGCGAGTTGGTGTTGGCAGAATTCACACAAGTCCCCGATTGTGTGTCCCAGATTCTCAGCTCTCCGTCTTTCCATCCTCCACCTGTAGCGATGATCTTCTCTTGCCATGGACACCATCCCATCGCctaatcacacagacacagtgaataGTTGCAGGATTAAATAACAGTGTTTCACCAACCAGGATCAGGCTCCACAAGATGGCacatgactgtaaataaagatggacgacaatcAAAACGTTTTGGGTTCACTTTCGGAGAGCTttcatggcgtccatctttaaacTCAGTCTATAGCTGGGTCCCAATTCAGGGAATGCTTCCTTCGGAGGCTGCGTTTGAAGACTGATTGTGTAGACTGTCTTATTCTGAAGGCTCCGACAAATGCATCCTTTCTTCCCTGAGCCACTAAGTGGATCCCTCTTAAGTCCACccatcccaggattcattgcccTTCTGTGacttattatttttcatcaaagaGTTAATAGCAGTAGTTTCGATTTTAATTCAACCAATACAGAATTTAAAAACTCTTGAGTTTTCCCAGACTGGAAACACAAGTAAACAGAAAAGTCACACAAGCAGTTTCTTATTCTCATGTCCCAGTTTCTAGTCCACTGACCTTAACAGCACTGGGCTGTTTCATTGTCGTCACCGGCTGCTTTGTCCTTGTGGGTCCTGCAATGTCACGGTCCCATATATGGAGGAGGCCGTCTGTGGAGCCGCTGGCCAGCCAGTCGTCTCCCGGTGACCACTGGAGGCTGCAGATCCCCTCGTCCTGCACGGCCGCACCAACCAGAGGCGCAGGAGCCCGAGGGTCAAGGTGATGGATACGTCCGAGAACTGAGCCGCTGTCAGATGGTGGAAAATGTTATTTCCCAGCGTTTGATAAATACTTCATACTGATAATAAATGTTCTGCTTCTTTCATGCTCAGGACAAAATCACCTACATTTATTTTGCTGAGGAATTAAATCGTTATTGATTAATTTCTGCTTTAGTGCAGTTTATAAAAAATGGTTTTCTGTGTAATATggtaaactgaaaacacacacacacacacatcagtacCTGCTGAGTAACTGCTGCTGCCAGGAAAGAGCTCCGACCACAGAAAGGTGTGACGGCAGACACCTCATATTCTGCTTATTTTCAACATCCCACAGCTGAGGAGtcaaagagagacaaagacaccaCAAACCGTCATTTGCACAGACCCCTTTAACCACACTATGAATCATGCTTCTAGTGAAGTACTTACCTCTACCTCCCCTCGTCTGGTCCCAATGCACAGAGCTCTGCCGTCTCTGCTCCAGCACAGAGACGAGACCGACTGGTGGCGTCCCGTTTGCGGACTCGGCTCCAGGCTTCCCACCAGAGCTCGGGTTTCTGAATtccagaggaaaacagaagagCCCAGGGCTAATGCAACCGTACCGTTACAACTGCAGTCCAGAACATTAGTGTCTGAGGGGGAAGAGATGGAAAAGAGAGATTCTCTACTGTCACTGATGCGAGTTTGTTGACAGAATGACACTggtgttattttatattttcatatatttgctTAAATCAGGGGTTGCTGTTTGCTGTTATCTCACTGTGCCATGTGTGAATGAGTCAAAACAGCAGTAGTACAAGTAGTGTTTGATATAAATGGTCTTGGTTTCTAAAAATATTGGGAAATGACGTCTGCTGTGGCCCTGGATTCTTCTTCATCCCCAGGTGATACGTCAATTAAAAAGGACAAGACTGGAGATATTTAATtatacattaataataatataggaGGTGTTAACTTCTAATCTTTTAATGGGTCCTTGAGGCTCTGTTTTCTTCCTCATGCATTTGGGAATATAAAGCAGAATTTGTATCTTCTCTTACAGTAGTCGTTCAGAAGTGACGGAGCTGCCAACTTCATCACTGACCCTCCCTGCGGACTCTCGGGAGCTTTGTCCAGAACTGTGAATGGCAGCAAACTACATCTTCTCACATCAGCGCCTGCCGATGGAAAAACAACGTTTCACATCAGCAATACATCTTTGATTTACTGATGATagtttcaaacacattcattctcTCTCCCCGGCGAAAAATgaaagtcatttaaaaacaaatattacattaaaaacagaatGGCAGCAAACATCCCTCTTAAAGCATATTCAACACCAATTGATTCATCATCTCTATCGCTTGTCCACTGAGGATCACGGACCGGAGCCAAGCTGACATTGGGGCGAGATGCgtcaccagcgtatcacagggctgaTCAACCACCCAGGTGCACATTCTAACCAATGAACAATTTAGATTAATCTAAGCAGCAGGCCTTTGGACtggtgggaggaagctggagaaatcAGACACATTTCACACGGAcacaggagaacatgcaaactccacatcGAGAAAGTTACTCTGCCGTCAGGTTTGAAACAAGAAATATTAAACCCTTCATATTGTGGATTAATGACTCCTGACTAAATTTGCACTGAGGCTTACAGAGACGCAAAGTGTTTAAACAACTGTGAAACAACTtccttatgtgtgtgtgtgtctttatcttGTATCTTGTGCGAACGTCATGACTCCATTATCTGAACTTAtattaacacaacacaatcataTCAGAAAAGATAAACATACACTACGACACTTctcaagtttcttttttatttaagccATTTGCTTCCTGGAGTGACGTAAGGCAGGTGCTTTACCAGTCTGTTGTGTGCTGACCGGTTCTTCCACTGCTGCTCTCCACATCCATCcctgtgaaaataaatctattatTGTGAttagatttgatattttacatgaTTTGATATAATCATATGGTTTTTCAAACGTATTTATCTATAAATGTCATCAAAGTTTCGGACATATTTAGCCACTGTTTCCTGTATTTTGTGGCATAAAAAAACACCAGTAGGAGTTGAATTATGTTATTGAAATGATTCAGTAACTTTTCTTATTTCACATCATGTCATCCTTTCACAAAGAAACCACAGGTTCTCGTTGTCGTCACACAATGTGTTGCTGATTCATAATGTTTGGACGATAGCCAGCAcggcaggaggaggaaaccCCAACACCCTGTCAAAGATTTTCATCTCTGAGGACAACCgttgttttgtttgcatgtgggagtcacacacacccacacacacacacacacacacacacacacacacacacacacacacacacacacacacacagagagagagagaaaaataatgttCCTGAAACAAACCTGTTGTGAGACATTTTGTGACGCAGGTCTTCCCCTGGCACTGATGGTATGTGACGTGTTTAGAGGTATAAAAGTCGGCCTGTGGGACAGACCTCCCTCCAGTGTTGTCTCTGATGAGGACAAACAATGAGACAGATATTGACATCAATTAAAGGAATAAATctactgtgtctgtgcagatcgattgaatttaattgtggttttcatgaggggactgtttggccttgggCGGAGggatatgtgctctactgagtgatgaagtttttattttgcttttttgtttcattttatatgGCACAGCTGTGTCCATTCATTTGTGATAatgtttgttaaatgtgtgttgaaagagagagagagagagagagatggagagagggagagagagagagagagagagagagagagagagagagagagagagagggagagagagagagagagagagagagagagagagagagagagaggagtcagcATGGACTTAATGAACTAATGAATATATAggatataatataatgtataagtATGTATACAGTCCATTatatcagcaaaacaaaatgataagtaagaaaacaacaaccgACAACAGAGTCAGCGGTAGACGATATATTTGTCCAATCACCGGCTTGTAGTCGGCACAAGTGTTTCTGGGAAATCAGAGACGTAGACAGTAAAGTATACGGTGATGTAATGATGAGGCTCTGGCCCATGCACAGTACAGGCAGGTCTGAAGAGGAGGGTGACGTGGGGTGTTGTGGAGATAATAACCttgcagcgccccctgcaggcctCCGGGTGCTGCTTCGTGGTGTGTGGGTGGCGAGTCCAACTCCAGCCTCTGACACACGGTGTCCCACTCGAAGCTTCGCTCCCTCTGCCGCCGCCCAGTGGTCAGAGGTGTACTCACAGCAGGCGCCTCGGTGCCGCTCCTGTGGAAGTGGATCCACCTCCTGAAACGTTTGTATGAAACGTTACAAGCGTCGTTTTGTCCCTGAGAAGACAAAGAATagcaataaattaaattataactcactgcaaaaaaatgtaaacaaaaatacgATCAAACTTCAAACGTCTTCAAACTTCACCACAGCATCAATGAGGCCAAATATAGATCAATACTTCTGGTTGaaactttcaaaacaaaagccttGACATTAACCTGTGacccttgttttctttttaaagacacCAGTCAAAATATTAATGTATAGCTTATAAATCCTGCTCTAGggatacaaatatttttcaattgATTAAGTAGTacttaatcattttaattagtttgtttcTTATTCaaaaattctaaaataaaataaaatttgaatgaaaatatttaataatgaattatttaacTTTTCTCTTTATCCACCTAATAATTTTCCTAGACTTTTTCCCATTCAAATTCGACTTTATTTTGTGATACGTTTGATGACATTTACTCAttcaattacaactttattctcattatagCACTTTATTCTCATACTctcaatattaatattaataattgtgCCTTTTTATATAATCCAtgtaatattatgttttttttcctcattgaATTGGGATTTTATTCTGTGTTCCCATGATTTTTCCTCATTAAGCTAAGACTTTACTCCTGTATTATTGCGACTCTCAATTCCAACTTCATTCACATCGTAATATTACTACATTATTTTCaaagtctcttttcttttcttcaatatggTTCTGATACTCTGTCATACTTTCTGTAATAGTTGTaatataatgtgtatttttggtAGTGagactggttttattttgacagattCCTCCCATTGCTTCCTGTTCCATCCTGGTGTAGTTCAGGGCATTTTACGCAGCGCCCTCCTCCATCCGCCCGGACTCGTCTGGAGCCCCTGACAGCGACTCACGGTCTGTTCTTCCCCCTCCAACATGGAGGCCTTAGGGGGCTACCCCACCAAGTCCTCCGGCCCCAGAGCCAAGAGGCTGACGGTGCTGCTGAGCATGACGGTGGGTGTGGGCTGCTTGTTCCTCCTGCAGACGCAGCTGGTGAAGCCGGGGAAACCCAAAGACTTTTACTCTTTCGAGGTGAAGGACGCGAGGGGGAGGTCTGTCTCTCTGGAGAAGTACCGAGGAAAAGTAAGTCCACATCATCAATTCCCCCACGGTTGATCTGAGCGGACTGTGTCCTGGTTAACCACCGTGAGGGGAGTTTTACAACAAATCTTTCTTATTTGTCCAATAACCAAACTTTTACGCGCTGTTCCCTCGGTGTCCAGGCGTCTTTGGTTGTAAACGTGGCGAGTCTCAGCGAGCAGACGGAGATGAACTACTTGTCCCTGCAGGAGCTGCACCGGGAGCTGGGCACCTCGCACTTCAACGTGCTGGCCTTCCCCTGCGGACAGTTCGGGGACACCGAGCCCGGGAGCAGCCGGGACGTCGAGGCCTTCGCCAAGTCCACGCACGGAGTCACCTTCCCCTTCTTCAGCAAGATCAAAGTAATGGGCTCAGAGGCGGACCCTGCCTTCAGGTTCCTCACAGGTCAGACAGACAGCACACATCTGTCCACACATCTGTCCACACATCTGTCCACGATTACACGTGTGCACACAAGCTCAAATATTTGGGAGCAAACTATAAAGTCACTGTGTTTAAAGTAGCCTATGACAATGATTATTTATGTCTACACCAGGTCTCCACCTTATtttcaaactattcctttatgATCAAGTCATTAATCAGATTATAAactacttattattatttaaacgCGCACATCTGGCCACATATTCAGCTCATAATGAAAAGGTGAAGCTGTATCTGTCATCTTTAATGACTCTATGAAACcatgttgttttccagattCTGTGCAGAAAATTCCAAAGTGGAACTTCTGGAAGTTTCTGGTGAATCCCGAGGGGAAAGTCGTCCGCTTCTGGCGAACTGACGAGCCCATGGAGAACGTCCGAGCGGAGGTCACAGCGCTGGTGCGGGAAATCATCATAAAGAAACGCGTGGAGCTATGATGGAGCTTATTgacacacagctgttttcatGTCAGCGTTTCCTGTGCTGGATCAACAAGCGGTGGACTGAGAGCTGCTCCAGTGAGTTTGGTTTGGGCGACGTCTCCAGACACATGAGAGACCAAATGATCCACTAGCTtcagacacaaatacaatcaGTGTCAAAGCAAAGCACGTCAggatatgtgtgtatttgtgtgtaatgGGGACCATCCTGCTAATGACAATGATGATGAACACTCCCTTTGATGACCACTGCTGCGGCTGAAGAATTTTTAAGTATTGGATTTTTACGTTTACTTTGGCTAAGTCTCGTCTCTACTTCCCTAATGTTTACATTCAAATCTATTTGTTAAGGTGAAGCATTCCAACTTAGGCAATTCTGACTGATTTGAGCCCAGCAAATTGTGAAACATCCATCcaacaataaaatgatttcTTCATTATCTGATTTAGCTGATGAGCCTGGAATCTTTCATGTTTCtgcaaatgagaaaaatgttttttttactacgACTTAATTTGCAAATGTAAATTTAGGCCTGGAATGTTTATGCCATACAAAatattgactgtatataaagattgatgaCGCGTTTCCACTTCTTCCATCTTGCGTGGTACCACAATACAAGCTTGaccaagtcagtctcagctgtcaatcattatgttttacTCTGTTATTGTAGCATCAAAAAAGATGATCCAAGCTACCAGAAGAATTGACACTTGTacaaactacctaaaatgacagaaaccatctttgagaaaaacattaTCAAACGTGtactttaaatttttttattagTCCACTAACAGAGAAGGTGGTGTTTATGATCTTTACTGCAGCCCGCCACCAGGGGGTATCAGTCACCAATCACCAACTTGCTAGCAATGCAACACAAATGCATATTGATGCtgatattatatttgttttaattagtagAAGTTCACAGTAATTGCAGAAGTTGCCGGTGAGGATTTCAATGTGGACAGTtggagggcagcagcaggtaaGCTGGCACTCACACAATCAACCAGCTAACAAGACACTGCCTTCCAGCCACCCACCACAAGACGATCACACAGCTGATATCTTAAAATAAACCTCATTCTCTCCTATTTGCCAACAGTCTTTTGTGAATCAGGATGCTTGAGTCTGACGATGCAGGTAAATGTGACTGTTAAGGTAGCAGAGCAGAGTGAGCTGGCAGAGGAAACATCAGCTAACATTACACTGCCTCCCAACCAGTCACAGCTCGTCAGGCCTCGTGCAAATTACATGGATTTGCTGAACGGATGTGGGGGACAGATGTTAATCGTGGTGTTAACTGTTAAATGTGAGGTTTGCTTGTATAAAAGCAACAGTTCTCGGAGGTCAGTtgaaagcagcagtgaggagTGCAGCTGGCAGCTGTCAGTCATATAGTTACACAGCCAGCAGCGGTCACTGCCACACTGTCACCACCAggtctatctatctatcta includes:
- the LOC117767364 gene encoding uncharacterized protein LOC117767364 isoform X3; the protein is MTRKWSIFWNAGSQQVSHAHLIHLLYHLTRSRADLIKLPEQQEFEADERGQRMRIWPKDNLHTQNYKIWEILLEKKDLMFACEMQILLRLAVLVVCLVVAVAQIPSHHFLFQRPMSWSKAREFCQRYYVDLAVLNTEEQYFSVLNATLGRNVSFWLGLRRQSSLSNWTWVNGEELKYTHWYRRNHRSLCASLESMLDKDEKLLARFCDELHMFVCQGPLAPQTAVKAASVGNGQLNLSWNISAFMQMTPHSYNVTTCTSTCDTVLYSYTDGSAFMSVNISNLTLAPETFIHVAAFVVRPDAVTGGERILQSDPTTLHFKTDSTKQHNVIPVILKLLKIVSLVPPLWILYRIIKKGFELDHDVSEELRSMEGVIIDLIPEKPQELAEKG
- the LOC117767364 gene encoding uncharacterized protein LOC117767364 isoform X2; amino-acid sequence: MTRKWSIFWNAGSQQVSHAHLIHLLYHLTRSRADLIKLPEQQEFEADERGQRMRIWPKDNLHTQNYKIWEILLEKKDLMFACEMQILLRLAVLVVCLVVAVAQIPSHHFLFQRPMSWSKAREFCQRYYVDLAVLNTEEQYFSVLNATLGRNVSFWLGLRRQSSLSNWTWVNGEELKYTHWYRRNHRSLCASLESMLDKDEKLLARFCDELHMFVCQGPLAPQTAVKAASVGNGQLNLSWNISAFMQMTPHSYNVTTCTSTCDTVLYSYTDGSAFMSVNISNLTLAPETFIHVAAFVVRPDAVTGGERILQSDPTTLHFKTADSTKQHNVIPVILKLLKIVSLVPPLWILYRIIKKGFELDHDVSEELRSMEGVIIDLIPEKPQELAEKG
- the LOC117767364 gene encoding uncharacterized protein LOC117767364 isoform X1 — translated: MTRKWSIFWNAGSQQVSHAHLIHLLYHLTRSRADLIKLPEQQEFEADERGQRMRIWPKDNLHTQNYKIWEILLEKKDLMFACEMQILLRLAVLVVCLVVAVAQIPSHHFLFQRPMSWSKAREFCQRYYVDLAVLNTEEQYFSVLNATLGRNVSFWLGLRRQSSLSNWTWVNGEELKYTHWYRRNHRSLCASLESMLDKDEKLLARFCDELHMFVCQGPLAPQTAVKAASVGNGQLNLSWNISAFMQMTPHSYNVTTCTSTCDTVLYSYTDGSAFMSVNISNLTLAPETFIHVAAFVVRPDAVTGGERILQSDPTTLHFKTDILFSLADSTKQHNVIPVILKLLKIVSLVPPLWILYRIIKKGFELDHDVSEELRSMEGVIIDLIPEKPQELAEKG
- the LOC117767363 gene encoding cell division cycle protein 20 homolog B-like isoform X1 is translated as MRDMFRDFVGKRRHYPFQGQNDACNVSYKRFRRWIHFHRSGTEAPAVSTPLTTGRRQRERSFEWDTVCQRLELDSPPTHHEAAPGGLQGALQETTLEGGLSHRPTFIPLNTSHTISARGRPASQNVSQQGWMWRAAVEEPVSTQQTAGADVRRCSLLPFTVLDKAPESPQGGSVMKLAAPSLLNDYYTNVLDCSCNGTVALALGSSVFLWNSETRALVGSLEPSPQTGRHQSVSSLCWSRDGRALCIGTRRGEVELWDVENKQNMRCLPSHLSVVGALSWQQQLLSSGSVLGRIHHLDPRAPAPLVGAAVQDEGICSLQWSPGDDWLASGSTDGLLHIWDRDIAGPTRTKQPVTTMKQPSAVKAMGWCPWQEKIIATGGGWKDGELRIWDTQSGTCVNSANTNSQICSLRWAEKKKCLVTGHGLPHHQVTCWSWGSASLNPVCQLTGHSRRVLHLASNPDSTQIFSAAADQCFHVWDI
- the LOC117767363 gene encoding cell division cycle protein 20 homolog B-like isoform X2, with the translated sequence MRDMFRDFVGKRRHYPFQGQNDACNVSYKRFRRWIHFHRSGTEAPAVSTPLTTGRRQRERSFEWDTVCQRLELDSPPTHHEAAPGGLQGALQETTLEGGLSHRPTFIPLNTSHTISARGRPASQNVSQQGWMWRAAVEEPVSTQQTGADVRRCSLLPFTVLDKAPESPQGGSVMKLAAPSLLNDYYTNVLDCSCNGTVALALGSSVFLWNSETRALVGSLEPSPQTGRHQSVSSLCWSRDGRALCIGTRRGEVELWDVENKQNMRCLPSHLSVVGALSWQQQLLSSGSVLGRIHHLDPRAPAPLVGAAVQDEGICSLQWSPGDDWLASGSTDGLLHIWDRDIAGPTRTKQPVTTMKQPSAVKAMGWCPWQEKIIATGGGWKDGELRIWDTQSGTCVNSANTNSQICSLRWAEKKKCLVTGHGLPHHQVTCWSWGSASLNPVCQLTGHSRRVLHLASNPDSTQIFSAAADQCFHVWDI
- the gpx8 gene encoding probable glutathione peroxidase 8, whose amino-acid sequence is MEALGGYPTKSSGPRAKRLTVLLSMTVGVGCLFLLQTQLVKPGKPKDFYSFEVKDARGRSVSLEKYRGKASLVVNVASLSEQTEMNYLSLQELHRELGTSHFNVLAFPCGQFGDTEPGSSRDVEAFAKSTHGVTFPFFSKIKVMGSEADPAFRFLTDSVQKIPKWNFWKFLVNPEGKVVRFWRTDEPMENVRAEVTALVREIIIKKRVEL